The Thermodesulfobacteriota bacterium genome includes the window CCGGAGGTGCTCGATCTTCTGCCCCCGGCCTTGCGGGACAAGAAGATGATCCGCCTCGGTCTCTCCTTCGAGAACGACCTCAACGAGCTGATCTTCGCCACCGCCCTGGATGAGCACCTCCAGGAGGTGAAGAAGCGGGAGCGGCTGACCATCCCGGGGCCGGAGCTGGCTGGCTTCATCGCCGGCTGTCAGGCGGAAATGGCGGAGCAGGGCTGGCCGGCGGATCTGGCCGTGAAGGAGGTGGTGGTCGCCCCTCTGTTTCCGATCCGGAAGCTGGCCGCCGATGCCCTCCTGGGCACCATCACCAGCTCGGCCGTGAAGCTGGCCGGCTGGAGCGGCGCCGCCTTTCCCTTCCCGCCCCCCCTGGGCAGCCCCTTCCGCTCGACGCCGGAGGCGGTGAGCTACCTGGACCGGCATCCCTGGGTGGGGGAGCTGGCCTCCGCCTACTTCTGGAAGCTGTCCACCAGCGGCTTCTTCCTGGCCCGCCATCACCTGCACGAGGACCAGTGCGGCGAGACCGTCGGCCGCTACCTGTCCCCCGAGTGGCTCATGATCTGGATCTCCCAGGCGTTGCGCTTTGCCGGCCGGCTGTTGCCCCGACTGCCGGACGCCAGCGCCCTGCGCCTGGAGCTGCGTCTTTCCGGCATGGCCGGCCGCAGCCTGCTGTGGAGTCCGCGCACCGGCTTTGGCGGCGACTACCGGTGCAGCCAGCCGGAGATCACCGCCGCCTTCCGGGTGGACAAGAAGACCGATGCGGTGCACGCCGTGGTGGAGGCCGCCCAATACTTCCTGGAGCGCTTCGGGCTGGTCCATCCGCCGGTGGACGCCCTGAAGCGGACCG containing:
- a CDS encoding toll/interleukin-1 receptor domain-containing protein; amino-acid sequence: MQKERYVFVCHCGSDAQVGGKVTYYLRERGLRVWYESWDTYAQSGDDVFWRELQATKFLLPVISRAALTDQGACDLWLSWLGKAGDQGLLVVPVLCEPEVLDLLPPALRDKKMIRLGLSFENDLNELIFATALDEHLQEVKKRERLTIPGPELAGFIAGCQAEMAEQGWPADLAVKEVVVAPLFPIRKLAADALLGTITSSAVKLAGWSGAAFPFPPPLGSPFRSTPEAVSYLDRHPWVGELASAYFWKLSTSGFFLARHHLHEDQCGETVGRYLSPEWLMIWISQALRFAGRLLPRLPDASALRLELRLSGMAGRSLLWSPRTGFGGDYRCSQPEITAAFRVDKKTDAVHAVVEAAQYFLERFGLVHPPVDALKRTATLLCDGRFYQLEI